The following proteins are co-located in the Pseudomonas sp. ATCC 13867 genome:
- a CDS encoding DUF1145 domain-containing protein: MKALLGLGKLIALLFWLAVLANLIQPFAHPFGTLLNAAGALILLIHVIEVLALRKRLRGRPHPGMDRLQILLFGVFHFATLPQPAAERPASAKVEGDTHA, translated from the coding sequence ATGAAGGCGTTGTTGGGTTTGGGCAAGCTGATTGCCCTGCTGTTCTGGCTGGCGGTGCTGGCCAATCTGATCCAGCCTTTCGCACATCCCTTTGGTACGTTGCTCAATGCGGCCGGCGCGCTGATTCTGCTGATTCACGTCATCGAGGTCCTGGCGCTGCGCAAACGCCTGCGCGGTCGACCTCATCCGGGGATGGACCGTCTGCAGATACTGCTGTTCGGCGTCTTCCATTTCGCCACCTTGCCGCAGCCGGCGGCTGAGCGACCGGCATCCGCGAAGGTAGAAGGAGATACCCATGCGTAA
- a CDS encoding CopD family protein — MTPFAFVYALHVLAALVWVGGMFFAWMVLRPAAVAALEAPPRLKLWLEVFPRFFRWVWAAVILLPVTGMGMLHLSFNGMAGAPRYVQVMMGLYVAMLALFLRLQALQLPELRHAVEAQDWPAGGAALGKIRKTVGLNLLIGMALVAFVAARPHW, encoded by the coding sequence ATGACACCCTTTGCCTTCGTCTATGCCCTGCACGTCCTGGCCGCCCTGGTCTGGGTCGGCGGCATGTTCTTCGCCTGGATGGTGCTGCGCCCGGCCGCCGTCGCCGCGCTGGAGGCGCCGCCCCGGCTGAAGCTGTGGCTGGAGGTATTCCCGCGCTTCTTCCGCTGGGTGTGGGCGGCGGTGATCCTGCTGCCGGTGACCGGCATGGGCATGCTGCACCTGAGCTTCAACGGCATGGCCGGCGCGCCGCGTTATGTGCAGGTGATGATGGGCCTCTACGTGGCGATGCTCGCGCTGTTCCTGCGCCTCCAGGCGCTGCAACTGCCGGAGCTGCGCCACGCGGTGGAAGCGCAGGACTGGCCCGCAGGCGGCGCCGCGCTGGGCAAGATCCGCAAGACCGTGGGCCTGAACCTGCTGATCGGCATGGCGCTGGTGGCTTTCGTCGCCGCGCGCCCGCACTGGTAA
- the dinG gene encoding ATP-dependent DNA helicase DinG, translating into MLSTELKATIQGAYSRFLEAKELKPRYGQRLMIAEVAKVLGTVASDEEGHRLGDAAVVAVEAGTGTGKTVAYSLAAIACAKAAGKRLVVATATVALQEQIVHKDLPDLLRNSGLSFSFALAKGRGRYMCLSKLDHLLQEGQAQSATAQLFEEEGFRIDVDETSTKLFNQMIERLAGNRWDGDRDSWPEAIEDAQWAQVTTDHSQCTNRHCPNFQQCAFYKAREGMTKVDVIVTNHDLVLADLALGGGAILPDPRDTLYVFDEGHHLPDKAIGHFAHFTRLRATADWLGQVEKNLTKLLAQNPLPGDLGRLIEQVPELARELRTHQQFMFTACEEVGDFRAGEDMEGRERPRHRFEGGVIPEHIREMGIELKKGFSKLTDLFTRLTELLKEAMDGEGSVGIASYQAEEWYPLFGSLLSRAQGNWELWTAFTCEDPEDSPPMARWLTLAESGTFYDIEANASPILAAETLRRNLWNVAYGVLVTSATLTALGTFDRYRMRAGLPRAAVTAVVPSPFHHADAGVLRVPDLKADPRDAAAHTAAIIRELPEIVEGSRGSLILFSSRKQMQEVFDGLDRDWRKRVLIQGNLSKQETLNKHRSRVDDGEPSVLFGLASFSEGVDLPGAYCEHVVIAKIPFAVPDDPVEAALSEWIEARGGNPFMEIAVPDASLRLVQACGRLLRTEQDRGTITLLDRRVVTQRYGKAILNALPPFRREIA; encoded by the coding sequence ATGCTCAGCACCGAACTCAAGGCCACGATCCAGGGCGCCTATTCGCGCTTCCTCGAGGCCAAGGAACTCAAGCCGCGCTACGGCCAGCGCCTGATGATCGCCGAAGTCGCCAAGGTCCTGGGGACCGTCGCCAGCGACGAGGAAGGCCATCGCCTGGGCGATGCCGCCGTGGTCGCCGTGGAAGCCGGCACCGGCACCGGCAAGACCGTCGCCTACAGCCTCGCCGCCATCGCCTGCGCCAAGGCTGCCGGCAAGCGCCTGGTCGTCGCCACCGCCACCGTCGCCCTGCAGGAGCAGATCGTCCACAAGGACCTGCCCGACCTGCTGCGCAATTCCGGCCTGTCGTTCAGCTTCGCCCTGGCCAAGGGGCGCGGGCGCTACATGTGCCTGTCCAAGCTCGACCATCTGCTGCAGGAAGGCCAGGCACAGAGCGCCACCGCCCAGCTGTTCGAGGAGGAAGGCTTCCGCATCGACGTGGACGAGACCTCCACCAAGCTGTTCAACCAGATGATCGAGCGCCTGGCGGGCAACCGCTGGGACGGCGACCGCGACTCCTGGCCCGAGGCCATCGAGGACGCGCAGTGGGCGCAGGTCACCACCGACCACAGCCAGTGCACCAATCGCCATTGCCCGAACTTCCAGCAGTGCGCCTTCTACAAGGCGCGCGAAGGCATGACCAAGGTCGACGTGATCGTCACCAACCATGACCTGGTGCTGGCCGACCTCGCCCTGGGCGGCGGCGCGATCCTGCCGGACCCGCGCGACACCCTCTACGTATTCGACGAAGGCCATCACCTGCCGGACAAGGCCATCGGCCACTTCGCCCACTTCACCCGCCTGCGCGCCACCGCCGACTGGCTGGGCCAGGTGGAGAAGAACCTGACCAAGCTGCTGGCGCAGAACCCGCTGCCGGGTGACCTCGGCCGCCTGATCGAGCAGGTGCCGGAGCTGGCCCGCGAGCTGCGCACGCACCAGCAGTTCATGTTCACCGCCTGCGAGGAGGTCGGCGACTTCCGCGCCGGCGAGGACATGGAAGGCCGCGAGCGGCCGCGCCATCGCTTCGAGGGCGGGGTGATCCCCGAGCACATCCGCGAAATGGGCATCGAGCTGAAGAAGGGCTTCTCCAAGCTCACCGACCTCTTCACCCGCCTCACCGAACTGCTCAAGGAAGCCATGGACGGGGAGGGCAGCGTCGGCATCGCCAGTTACCAGGCCGAGGAGTGGTACCCGCTGTTCGGCAGCCTGCTGTCCCGCGCCCAGGGCAACTGGGAACTGTGGACCGCCTTCACCTGCGAGGACCCGGAAGACAGCCCGCCGATGGCGCGCTGGCTGACCCTGGCCGAGAGCGGCACCTTCTACGACATCGAAGCCAACGCCAGCCCGATCCTCGCCGCCGAGACCCTGCGCCGCAACCTGTGGAACGTGGCCTACGGCGTGCTGGTGACCTCGGCGACGCTTACCGCGCTGGGCACCTTCGACCGCTATCGCATGCGCGCCGGCCTGCCGCGTGCCGCCGTCACCGCCGTGGTGCCGAGCCCGTTCCACCATGCCGACGCCGGTGTGCTGCGGGTGCCCGACCTCAAGGCCGACCCGCGCGATGCCGCCGCCCACACCGCGGCGATCATCCGCGAGCTGCCGGAGATCGTCGAAGGTTCGCGCGGTTCGCTGATCCTGTTCTCTTCGCGCAAGCAGATGCAGGAGGTCTTCGACGGCCTGGACCGCGACTGGCGCAAGCGCGTGCTGATCCAGGGCAACCTGTCCAAGCAGGAAACCCTGAACAAGCACCGCTCGCGGGTCGACGATGGCGAGCCGAGCGTGCTGTTCGGCCTGGCCAGCTTCTCCGAGGGTGTGGACCTGCCCGGTGCCTATTGCGAGCACGTGGTGATCGCCAAGATTCCCTTCGCCGTGCCGGACGACCCGGTGGAAGCGGCGCTGTCGGAATGGATCGAGGCGCGTGGCGGCAACCCGTTCATGGAGATCGCCGTGCCCGACGCCTCGCTGCGCCTGGTACAGGCCTGTGGGCGCCTGCTGCGCACCGAGCAGGACCGCGGCACCATCACGCTGCTGGACCGCCGCGTGGTGACCCAACGCTACGGCAAGGCCATTCTCAACGCGCTGCCTCCCTTCCGCCGCGAAATCGCTTGA
- a CDS encoding beta-galactosidase, with product MTSMRWHLPLLLSLAIASAPAWSAGGNETLFNFVKPMAVVTVTTQNADLPSTTAEATPEGEILRRVSFSPAPRPTLSLAPANGSWDWSQADSMSLRIQNGMDWAITLEVAIEGVAGAPGLHASIALPPGPAQTLLIPLRGTAPEDFGMRAGVPMPVTQDGQRLLLASKVSGELNRSQVGAVKLYLNAPKAAQDILLGRFGTYADGDQWRKAYTGIVDGFGQASRGDWPEKVKSAEQLANAWNAEGEQLKKWQPATGRDAFGGLLDGPAFEGTGFFRTEKRNGRWWLVTPEGHSFWSLGVNAVNADSSQTYVEGREYMFASLPKEGDPLAAFYGQSDDRSGVGAQQGRAFGNGRWYDFYAANRFRTDGGLTGDAAATAWRERTLQRLGAWGFNTLGDWSDPAFAEAPRLPYSVPLSISGDYSTVSTGYDWWGAMPDPFDPRFAMAAERAIAIAARDHREDAWLLGYYADNELAWAGRGDDAQSHYALAFGALKLSTDSPAKRAFIKQLKDKYTDHEALAEAWGVPIAAWEDLDAPGYQAPQPSDAHPAVAQDYSAFLRLYADQYFKTLKDALKWHAPNHLLLGPRFAVSTPEALASCAQYCDLLSFNLYVPLPHQGYDANYVNSLDKPVLITEFHFGSRDRGPFWGGVAEVYNEQQRGEAYRRFLAEAVKAPNVVGAHWFQYLDQPVTGRLLDGENGHIGLVGITDLPFTGFVDAVRKANQQALKAIDEQARAAAKAAPEPKPVPADAGDADEEQADSQ from the coding sequence ATGACATCGATGCGTTGGCATCTGCCGCTGCTGCTCAGCCTGGCCATTGCCAGTGCCCCGGCCTGGTCGGCCGGCGGCAATGAAACCCTGTTCAACTTCGTCAAACCGATGGCCGTGGTCACCGTCACCACGCAGAACGCCGACCTGCCCAGCACCACCGCCGAGGCTACGCCCGAAGGCGAGATCCTGCGGCGGGTGAGCTTCAGCCCCGCACCCCGGCCGACCCTGAGCCTGGCGCCGGCCAACGGCAGCTGGGACTGGTCCCAGGCCGACAGCATGAGCCTGCGCATCCAGAACGGCATGGACTGGGCCATCACCCTGGAAGTGGCGATCGAAGGTGTCGCCGGCGCGCCGGGGCTGCATGCCAGCATCGCGTTGCCGCCCGGTCCGGCGCAGACCCTGCTGATTCCGTTGCGGGGCACCGCGCCGGAAGATTTCGGCATGCGCGCCGGCGTGCCCATGCCCGTTACCCAGGATGGCCAGCGCCTGCTGCTGGCCAGCAAGGTGAGCGGCGAGCTGAACCGCAGCCAGGTCGGCGCGGTGAAGCTCTACCTGAATGCGCCCAAGGCGGCGCAGGACATCCTCCTGGGCCGCTTCGGCACCTATGCCGACGGCGACCAGTGGCGCAAGGCCTATACCGGTATCGTCGATGGCTTCGGCCAGGCCAGCCGTGGCGACTGGCCGGAAAAGGTGAAGAGCGCCGAGCAGCTTGCCAATGCCTGGAATGCCGAAGGCGAACAACTGAAAAAATGGCAGCCGGCGACGGGGCGCGATGCCTTTGGCGGCCTGCTGGATGGCCCGGCCTTCGAAGGCACCGGTTTCTTCCGCACCGAGAAGCGCAATGGCCGCTGGTGGCTGGTCACGCCCGAAGGGCATTCGTTCTGGTCCCTGGGCGTCAACGCGGTGAACGCCGACAGCAGCCAGACCTACGTCGAAGGCCGTGAATACATGTTCGCCAGCCTGCCCAAGGAAGGCGATCCGCTGGCGGCCTTCTACGGCCAGAGCGACGACCGCAGCGGCGTCGGCGCCCAGCAAGGACGGGCCTTCGGCAATGGCCGCTGGTATGACTTCTACGCCGCCAACCGCTTCCGTACCGATGGCGGGCTGACCGGCGATGCCGCGGCGACCGCCTGGCGCGAACGCACCCTGCAGCGTCTCGGCGCCTGGGGCTTCAACACCCTGGGCGACTGGAGCGATCCGGCGTTCGCCGAGGCGCCGCGCCTGCCCTACAGCGTGCCGCTGTCCATCAGCGGCGACTATTCCACCGTCAGCACCGGCTACGACTGGTGGGGCGCCATGCCCGACCCGTTCGACCCGCGCTTTGCGATGGCCGCCGAACGCGCCATCGCCATCGCCGCTCGCGACCATCGCGAGGACGCCTGGCTGCTCGGCTACTACGCCGACAACGAGCTGGCCTGGGCCGGACGCGGCGACGATGCGCAGTCGCACTATGCGCTGGCCTTCGGGGCGCTGAAACTGTCCACCGACAGCCCGGCCAAGCGCGCCTTCATCAAACAGTTGAAGGACAAGTACACGGATCACGAGGCGCTGGCCGAGGCCTGGGGCGTGCCCATCGCCGCCTGGGAGGACCTCGACGCGCCCGGCTACCAGGCGCCGCAGCCGAGCGACGCACATCCGGCCGTCGCCCAGGACTACAGCGCCTTCCTGCGCCTGTATGCCGACCAGTACTTCAAGACCCTCAAGGACGCGCTGAAGTGGCATGCGCCCAACCACCTGTTGCTCGGTCCGCGTTTTGCCGTCAGCACGCCGGAGGCGCTGGCGTCCTGCGCGCAGTACTGCGACCTGCTCAGCTTCAACCTCTACGTGCCGCTGCCGCACCAGGGCTATGACGCCAACTACGTGAACAGCCTGGACAAGCCGGTGCTGATCACCGAGTTCCACTTCGGCTCCCGTGACCGCGGGCCGTTCTGGGGCGGGGTGGCCGAGGTGTACAACGAGCAGCAGCGCGGCGAAGCCTACCGGCGCTTCCTCGCCGAGGCGGTGAAGGCCCCGAACGTCGTCGGCGCGCACTGGTTCCAGTACCTTGACCAGCCGGTGACCGGTCGCCTGCTCGATGGCGAGAACGGCCACATCGGCCTGGTCGGCATCACCGACCTGCCGTTCACCGGCTTCGTCGACGCCGTGCGCAAGGCCAACCAGCAGGCGCTCAAGGCCATCGACGAGCAGGCTCGCGCGGCGGCGAAGGCCGCGCCGGAACCCAAACCGGTACCGGCGGACGCCGGCGACGCCGACGAGGAACAGGCCGACAGCCAATGA
- a CDS encoding serine hydrolase domain-containing protein — protein MTLHGHCDHRFTPVADAFSALFEDPQERGAALCIQVGGETLVDLWAGSAGKEPGQDWQADTLLNLFSCTKTFAAVAALQLVGEGRLELDAPVARYWPEFAQAGKQAITVRQLLCHRAGLPAVREPLAPEALYDWSSMTAALAAETPWWTPGVEHGYAPITYGWLIGEVIRRVDGREPGAAIIARTAEPLGLDFHIGLDDAEFHRVAHIARGKGNLGDAAAQRLLKTMMTEPAALSTRAFTNPPSVLTSTNKPEWRRMSQPAANGHGNARSLAGFYSGLLQGRLLDDALLAELTREHAVGEDRTLLTCTRFGLGCMLDQPSVANATYGLGPRVFGHPGAGGSIGFADPERGLAFGFVTNTLGPYVLMDPRAQRLARIAGECL, from the coding sequence ATGACCCTGCACGGCCATTGCGACCACCGCTTCACCCCTGTTGCCGACGCCTTCAGCGCCCTGTTCGAAGACCCGCAGGAACGCGGTGCGGCGCTGTGCATCCAGGTTGGCGGCGAGACGCTGGTCGACCTCTGGGCCGGCAGCGCGGGCAAGGAGCCTGGCCAGGACTGGCAGGCCGATACGCTGCTCAACCTGTTCTCCTGCACCAAGACCTTCGCGGCCGTCGCCGCCCTGCAACTGGTGGGGGAGGGCAGGCTTGAGCTCGATGCCCCGGTGGCACGCTACTGGCCGGAATTCGCCCAGGCCGGCAAGCAGGCCATCACCGTGCGCCAACTGCTCTGCCATCGCGCCGGCCTGCCGGCGGTCCGCGAGCCGCTGGCGCCGGAGGCCCTTTATGACTGGTCGAGCATGACCGCTGCGCTGGCCGCCGAGACGCCCTGGTGGACGCCGGGCGTCGAGCACGGTTACGCGCCGATCACCTACGGTTGGCTGATCGGCGAAGTGATCCGCCGTGTCGATGGCCGTGAGCCGGGTGCCGCCATCATCGCGCGCACCGCTGAGCCGCTGGGGCTGGATTTCCATATCGGCTTGGACGACGCCGAGTTTCACCGCGTGGCGCATATCGCCCGTGGCAAGGGCAACCTGGGCGATGCCGCCGCCCAGCGCCTGCTCAAGACCATGATGACCGAGCCTGCGGCGCTCTCCACCCGCGCCTTCACCAATCCGCCGTCGGTACTCACCAGCACCAACAAGCCGGAATGGCGGCGCATGTCGCAGCCGGCGGCCAACGGCCACGGCAACGCGCGCTCGCTGGCCGGTTTCTACAGCGGCCTGCTGCAGGGCAGGCTGCTGGACGACGCGCTGCTGGCCGAACTCACCCGCGAACATGCCGTTGGCGAGGATCGAACCTTGTTGACCTGTACGCGCTTCGGCCTGGGCTGCATGCTTGACCAACCAAGCGTGGCCAACGCCACCTATGGCCTCGGCCCACGGGTCTTCGGCCACCCAGGCGCTGGCGGTTCCATCGGTTTCGCCGACCCCGAGCGCGGGCTCGCCTTCGGCTTCGTCACCAACACCCTTGGCCCCTACGTGCTGATGGACCCCCGCGCCCAGCGCCTGGCGCGCATCGCCGGCGAGTGCCTGTAG
- a CDS encoding OmpA family protein: MNALKISMLALCIGLSACSQFQAKDKESTAAAPAAGSSHGWWPFGKDVETTAAAPAVEKKPVEAPRIASAADKQPGDRWWWPFGAGDSQVAGEKSAKPQTLQVSKEWLDQREQSLRAAVAGSKFTVERRENALVLIAPVDSSFNPKRPELLLPITLGPLGNVAKMLQNDPESGVLVLGHSDSSGDKALNDKVSLQRAQAVSSIFRLSGLGADRLRLKGVGSSLPRADNGSVEGRAQNRRVEVLLTQRTSLLALAQKN, translated from the coding sequence ATGAATGCGCTGAAGATCTCCATGCTCGCCCTCTGCATCGGCCTGTCCGCCTGCAGTCAGTTCCAGGCCAAGGACAAGGAGAGCACCGCCGCTGCCCCGGCTGCCGGCAGCAGCCACGGATGGTGGCCCTTCGGCAAGGACGTCGAGACGACCGCTGCGGCCCCGGCAGTGGAGAAAAAGCCCGTCGAGGCACCCAGGATTGCCTCGGCCGCCGACAAACAGCCTGGCGACCGCTGGTGGTGGCCGTTCGGTGCCGGCGATAGCCAGGTCGCCGGGGAGAAGAGCGCGAAACCGCAGACCCTGCAAGTAAGCAAGGAATGGCTGGACCAGCGCGAGCAGAGCCTGCGTGCGGCGGTGGCCGGCAGCAAGTTCACCGTCGAGCGTCGCGAGAATGCACTGGTGCTGATCGCGCCGGTGGACAGCTCCTTCAATCCCAAGCGTCCCGAGCTCCTGCTGCCGATCACCCTCGGCCCGCTGGGCAATGTCGCGAAGATGCTGCAGAACGACCCGGAAAGCGGCGTGCTGGTGCTGGGCCACAGCGACAGCTCGGGCGACAAGGCGCTCAATGACAAGGTCAGCCTGCAGCGTGCCCAGGCGGTGTCGTCGATCTTCCGCCTGAGCGGCCTGGGCGCCGACCGGCTGCGCCTGAAGGGCGTCGGTTCGAGCCTGCCGCGCGCCGACAATGGCAGCGTCGAGGGCCGCGCGCAGAATCGCCGCGTCGAAGTGCTGCTGACCCAACGCACCAGCCTGCTGGCGCTGGCGCAGAAAAACTGA
- the pdxH gene encoding pyridoxamine 5'-phosphate oxidase yields the protein MAQTLADMRREYTRDGLNESQAPVEPFSLFHQWFEEAVKTEQLPVEPNAMMLATVDAQGQPHCRVLLLKGLDERGFTFFSNYESAKGQQLGENPRAAMTFFWPALERQVRIEGQVEKVSGEESAAYYRVRPLGSRLGAWASPQSRVIDGRGELEQLLAETEKRFADTAPTCPDFWGGYRLLPSRIEFWQGRPSRLHDRLNFRVENGAWVRERLAP from the coding sequence ATGGCTCAGACCCTGGCCGATATGCGCCGCGAATATACCCGTGACGGACTGAATGAGTCCCAGGCTCCCGTCGAGCCTTTCAGTCTGTTCCACCAGTGGTTCGAGGAGGCCGTGAAGACCGAGCAACTGCCGGTCGAACCCAACGCGATGATGCTTGCCACCGTGGACGCCCAGGGGCAGCCGCATTGCCGGGTGCTTCTGCTCAAGGGCCTGGATGAGCGCGGCTTCACCTTCTTCAGCAACTACGAAAGCGCCAAGGGCCAGCAACTGGGTGAAAACCCGCGTGCGGCCATGACCTTCTTCTGGCCGGCGCTGGAGCGCCAGGTGCGCATCGAGGGGCAGGTCGAGAAGGTCTCCGGCGAAGAATCCGCCGCCTATTACCGGGTACGCCCGCTGGGCAGTCGACTGGGGGCCTGGGCATCGCCGCAGAGCCGGGTGATCGACGGACGCGGCGAGCTGGAGCAACTGCTCGCGGAAACCGAAAAGCGCTTCGCCGATACGGCGCCGACCTGCCCGGATTTCTGGGGCGGGTACCGCCTGCTGCCGAGTCGCATCGAGTTCTGGCAGGGGCGTCCGAGCCGCCTGCATGATCGTCTCAATTTCCGCGTCGAGAACGGCGCCTGGGTGCGCGAGCGTCTCGCCCCCTGA
- a CDS encoding glycerate kinase translates to MKVVIAPDSFKESLCAPDVARAIARGWLRARPTDEVLLRPMADGGEGTVDALLAAKPGERRECRVCGPLGQPVTAHWGWLEDGTAVIEMAAASGLHWVPERKRDATRTTSRGTGELLHEALEAGARKIILGLGGSATNDAGLGLLQALGARFLDAQGAKLGDGGAALGTLMAIDLSGLDPRLRQVEIEVAADVNNPLCGAHGASAVFGPQKGASPAQVEQLDAALRHFAEVAARTLGEDHSLFPGVGAAGGLGFASRAFLKARFRPGIELVAELSGLEQALQGAGLVITGEGRLDGQSLHGKTPVGVARLARRAGVPVIALAGSLGEGLDELREEGIEAAFSLVPGPISLAQACARAAGELERRAEALARFWTLAQAAR, encoded by the coding sequence ATGAAAGTCGTCATCGCCCCGGATTCCTTCAAGGAAAGCCTTTGCGCACCCGACGTCGCCCGGGCCATCGCCCGTGGCTGGCTGCGTGCGCGCCCAACCGATGAGGTGCTGCTGCGGCCGATGGCGGACGGCGGGGAGGGCACGGTGGATGCGCTGCTGGCCGCCAAGCCGGGCGAGCGGCGCGAGTGCCGGGTCTGCGGTCCGCTCGGGCAGCCGGTGACGGCACACTGGGGATGGCTCGAGGACGGCACCGCAGTGATCGAAATGGCGGCCGCCAGTGGCTTGCACTGGGTGCCGGAGCGCAAGCGCGACGCGACCCGCACCACCAGCCGGGGTACCGGTGAGCTGCTGCACGAGGCGCTGGAGGCCGGCGCGCGCAAGATCATTCTCGGGCTGGGCGGCAGCGCCACCAACGATGCCGGGCTGGGCTTGCTGCAAGCGCTGGGCGCTCGCTTCCTGGATGCCCAGGGTGCCAAGCTGGGGGACGGCGGCGCGGCGCTCGGTACGCTGATGGCGATCGACCTGTCCGGCCTCGATCCGCGCCTGCGGCAGGTGGAGATCGAAGTCGCCGCCGATGTGAACAATCCCCTGTGCGGAGCGCACGGCGCCTCGGCGGTGTTCGGGCCGCAGAAGGGCGCAAGCCCGGCCCAGGTGGAACAACTGGATGCAGCGCTGCGGCATTTCGCCGAGGTTGCCGCGCGAACGCTGGGCGAGGATCACAGCCTGTTTCCCGGCGTCGGGGCGGCGGGAGGCCTGGGCTTCGCCAGCCGGGCTTTCCTCAAGGCGCGCTTCCGTCCGGGTATCGAGCTGGTCGCCGAGTTGTCGGGGCTGGAGCAGGCGCTGCAAGGCGCCGGGCTGGTGATCACCGGCGAAGGCCGCCTGGATGGCCAGAGCCTGCACGGCAAGACGCCGGTCGGCGTGGCGCGCCTGGCGCGTCGTGCCGGGGTACCGGTGATCGCATTGGCCGGCAGTCTGGGCGAAGGATTGGATGAACTGCGGGAGGAGGGGATCGAGGCCGCGTTCAGCCTGGTGCCGGGGCCTATCAGCCTGGCCCAGGCCTGTGCCCGGGCGGCGGGAGAGCTGGAACGGCGCGCCGAAGCCTTGGCGCGGTTCTGGACGCTGGCTCAGGCGGCGCGGTAA
- a CDS encoding glycine zipper 2TM domain-containing protein — MRKSALFAVTFAALALTLGGCQSSLTGDTYTREEARTVQNVRMGTIQALRPVKIEGTKTPIGSVAGAAVGGIGGSAIGGGKGSYVTAIIGAVAGGLLGAATEEGLTRTQGVEITVREDDGSTRAYVQQVDEGAVFRVGERVRILTVNGTSRVSH, encoded by the coding sequence ATGCGTAAATCCGCCCTGTTCGCTGTGACGTTCGCTGCTCTGGCTCTCACCCTTGGCGGTTGCCAGTCCAGCCTGACTGGCGACACCTATACCCGTGAAGAGGCACGTACCGTGCAGAACGTTCGCATGGGTACCATCCAGGCCCTGCGCCCCGTGAAGATCGAAGGCACCAAGACCCCGATTGGCTCCGTTGCCGGCGCCGCGGTCGGCGGTATCGGCGGTAGCGCCATCGGTGGCGGCAAGGGCAGCTATGTCACCGCCATCATCGGCGCCGTGGCTGGCGGCCTGCTCGGTGCGGCCACCGAGGAAGGCCTGACCCGCACCCAGGGTGTGGAAATCACCGTTCGCGAAGACGACGGCAGCACCCGCGCCTACGTCCAGCAGGTCGACGAAGGTGCCGTGTTCCGTGTCGGCGAGCGCGTGCGCATCCTGACCGTCAACGGCACCAGCCGCGTCTCCCACTAA